The stretch of DNA CCGAAATGCTGCATCAACCGCTGGGAGTGCCGAGTGTCTTCAGCCGCGATCAGTTTTACGTCGCGCAACACTTTCAGCGCACGCGCACTGATGTCGTCCAGGTTGCCAATGGGCGTCGCCACGACAAAAAGCGAGCCTGCAGTGGAATTCAAAGGACCTGGAGCAGTCAAAACGCACACCTCGATGGTTGGCAAAAGCCACATTGTAGCGCGTAGACGCCTTGAATATATGCCCTCGGGGAGGGTTCGATTTCAGCCGCCTATTGGGTCCTGCAACATTTACACGACCTAAATAGACGGTTTCACGCCAGTAACATCGCGCCCCGGCCAGTGCTTGGGTACAATTCCACGCTAATTTGATCGGTATCAGGAACACTTACATGATCGCTTGCCTGCGGCTGTTCTCTGCCCTCTGCCTCGCTGCCCTGTTGGCGGCTTGCGCCAGCTCGCCCTCGTCCAGCCTTGGCGACCTCCCCCGGACTCCGGATGCCAGCATCGAGCAACTGCTCGAACAGGCGACTTCGGCCAAGACTCCGGAAAAAGCCGCGCTGTTGCGCTTGAGTGCGGCTGACCTGGCGTTCCACCAAAACAATCCGGGACGCTCGGCGCAGATTCTTGCCCAGGTGCCACTGGACGTCCTGAAACCGGCGGCGCAGGTATTTGCCAGCACCCTGTCGGCTGAACTGGCGATGGCCCGCAACCAGCCCAAGGCAGCGTTGACGGCCTTGAATCACCCGAGCCTGCAAAGCCTCAAGGATCTGCCGCCTGAACAGCAGATCCGCACGGGCACCGTGCATGCCCGCGCCTATGAGGCCGACGGCCAGACCCTGGCCGCCGCCCGCGAGCGCGTCGCCATGGCCCCGCTGCTGACGGGCGATGCCTACAACAGCAACCACGAAGCCATCTGGGCACTGATTGCCGCCTTGCCTGCCGATCAGCTGCAAGCCAGCGGCAACCCGACGCTGGACGGCTGGATCAGCCTGGCCCAGGCAGTCAAGGGCGCCGGCACTCTGGAGCAACAGCAGGCGGCCATCGACACCTGGCGCGCCCAGAACCCTGGCCACCCGGCAGCCTCGCAATTGCCGCAGCCGCTGACCAAGCTCAAGGAGCTGGCCAGCCAGCCGCTGAACAAGATCGCCCTGCTGCTGCCGCAGGAAGGTCCGCTGGCCGGCGTTGCCAAGGCGCTGCGCGAAGGCTTCATGGCCGCGCACTACCAGGCTGAACAAGCCGGGCAGAAGCCGCCGGTGATCGAGTTCTACGACAGCTCGCGCCTGACCTCCATCGACGACTTCTACGCCAAGGCCCAGGCCGCCGGCGTGCAACTGGTGGTCGGCCCGTTGGAGAAACCGCTGGTCAAGCAACTCAGCGCACGCCCGCAATTGCCGATCACCACCCTGGCCCTGAACTACAGCGAAGCCGACCAGAACCCGGCGCAACTGTTCCAGTTTGGCCTGGCCGCTGAAGACGAAGCCCGTGAGGTGTCCCGTCGTGCTCGCGCCGATGGCCTGCACCGCGCCGCCGCCATGGTGCCGAAAGGCGAATGGGGCGAGCGCGTCTACAAGGCATTCCGTCAGGATTGGGAAGCCAATGGCGGCACCGTGGTGGGCGTCGAGTACGTTGACCAGCCGGTAGCCCTGGCCCAGCAGATTGCCGACCTGTTCCAGCTGCGCAAGAGCGAAGGCCGCGCCAAGAGCCTGCAAAGCACGGTAGGTTCGGATGTTTCCGCCCAGCCATCGCGCCGCCAGGACATCGAGTTCATCTTCCTGGCCGTGACTCCGCAACTGGCCCAGCAGATCAAGCCGACCCTGAACTTCCAATACGCTGGCGACGTGCCGGTGTATGCGACGTCCCACGTGTTCAGCGCCAGTGGCGACAAGAACCAGTACCTGGACATGACCAACGTGATGTTCTGCG from Pseudomonas sp. NC02 encodes:
- a CDS encoding penicillin-binding protein activator — translated: MIACLRLFSALCLAALLAACASSPSSSLGDLPRTPDASIEQLLEQATSAKTPEKAALLRLSAADLAFHQNNPGRSAQILAQVPLDVLKPAAQVFASTLSAELAMARNQPKAALTALNHPSLQSLKDLPPEQQIRTGTVHARAYEADGQTLAAARERVAMAPLLTGDAYNSNHEAIWALIAALPADQLQASGNPTLDGWISLAQAVKGAGTLEQQQAAIDTWRAQNPGHPAASQLPQPLTKLKELASQPLNKIALLLPQEGPLAGVAKALREGFMAAHYQAEQAGQKPPVIEFYDSSRLTSIDDFYAKAQAAGVQLVVGPLEKPLVKQLSARPQLPITTLALNYSEADQNPAQLFQFGLAAEDEAREVSRRARADGLHRAAAMVPKGEWGERVYKAFRQDWEANGGTVVGVEYVDQPVALAQQIADLFQLRKSEGRAKSLQSTVGSDVSAQPSRRQDIEFIFLAVTPQLAQQIKPTLNFQYAGDVPVYATSHVFSASGDKNQYLDMTNVMFCETPWLLNTTDPLRNQVAAQWPQANGSLGRLYAMGVDAYRLAPRLGQLKALPDTRVDGLSGNLGVSASQRVDRQMPWAKFVGGEIQRLPDTPR